The Euphorbia lathyris chromosome 2, ddEupLath1.1, whole genome shotgun sequence genome includes a window with the following:
- the LOC136217857 gene encoding uncharacterized protein isoform X1, with product MAKSADDVEEKLDGLEIISIGSLYSGTWDKKYWSSSRGKDRYPYPVGYQARRAYNGSDYKMEIQEGLKGPLFLINSVDGHSCSGQTPDIAWENFQKKGCPRVKIWHGKRFSCKIDGIEFFGFRNPFVQRLLRELVANVHGIAEQSLLSSNFCNEASNIDHKKKFQDASTCSNLLPYLAGPQVTTRKSKRLEMNANSLNTDGSKKQRRYPTSEQTCENLKYEIGEESSHISVKNDLHLKSVDDPDLLSKRAVPAHEVDKVSVSENNESTNVINNSFVEKGSFDRLQHAEVEGLNFSASSEFKTIDVPLPQDSQNVHDVDLCAPDTLEFEEDNSTNSSPSTLVKNNCGIKEDAILTNQKALEDLVNKSHPEEKTGASNLKSVDDLDLLSKRAVPAHEEDNVAGSENNESPSNIKNSFVEKGSSDRVQHTEVEGLNVSASSELKAIDVSLPQDSQSVHDVDLCAPDTLEFEEDNSTNSAPSTLVKTNCGIKEVILTNAVVSDDLVNKSHPEEETGTSNWNVNSERSDFDSIGQDITKSMMTFLLPQAIPLLKKTSSKKTKAISSSEKFPPATVEKNTEHGFFVETQSPGVDSVVQGTEYTRHITLEKFDSGKLGDHLVNLSASFSSKAEANQSCFGKDEYCPNVGKQFSDIDVKESLDCHAGTSRSKDALDDDKGPCGDDLHLSESILVVGTRDVTVGTVGPALSSMMDTLTEAGASKIKKISSSQVSKKVYTRKKVLNTESTAEKCHPPLVEGVTCRKVLDVHDLDTKRTLLDSQLFQMSSSVDEPHKKEGSVECTGSSLIQPTKCFDNKISSTKDIQGSSEPMMQRDLELDNELEGMVEFLGCYFHPMPVLSLVLRRKGNEIFICVLCGLLVDESRTLFVYKLVIEEPRAGCPLFVGHTLVTWPSSTYVFDKELALERSGLQITPDGQCLVLLGSIRTPHCREGKLNCLCSACKADHFENNAVKIVQIKAGYVSVLSKLETTDSLLCILVFEPDHLIAAGENRRLHLWTMNSRWSAPTEESIIESNDYICPCIVEIKRIPKFDSLVIGHNGFGEFTLWDISKRIFISRFSAPSTSVRQFFPISSFSWQTGNHNFRYSNVEAQINMLMDATKIYFSQHSKNHSFPPLEMEDIGIWFLVSSVCDTDSHHDYVSRDCQTNPAGWWRLALLVKNTLIFGSALDPRAAAIGTSSGEGIIGTHDGLVYMWDLLTGKKLGTLHKFEGGVSCIATDDSGSGVIGVVDDRGQLLVYQCLKRDN from the exons ATGGCGAAATCCGCCGATGACGTAGAGGAGAAACTTGATGGTCTTGAAATAATTTCAATTGGATCTCTATACAGCGGGACATGGGACAAGAAGTACTGGAGCTCCTCTAGG GGTAAAGATCGATATCCTTATCCTGTGGGATATCAAGCTCGTCGTGCTTATAACGGAAGCGATTATAAGATGGAAATTCAGGAAGGTCTAAAAGGGCCACTATTTCTG ATTAATTCTGTTGATGGACATTCGTGTTCTGGGCAAACACCAGATATTGCATGGGAGAACTTTCAGAAGAAAGGTTGCCCACGCGTTAAAATCTGGCATGGTAAAAGATTTTCTTGCAAGATAGATGGAATAGAG TTTTTTGGGTTCAGAAATCCATTTGTCCAGAGGTTACTTCGGGAGCTGGTGGCAAATGTCCATGGAATAGCAGAGCAAAGTCTGTTGTCTTCCAACTTCTGCAATGAGGCTTCTAATATAGATCACAAGAAAAAATTCCAAGATGCAAGCACATGTTCTAACCTATTACCATATTTGGCAGGACCACAGGTTACaacaaggaaaagtaaaagACTTGAAATGAATGCTAATTCATTAAATACTGATGGTTCTAAAAAACAGCGTAGATATCCAACAAGCG AGCAAACATGTGAAAACTTGAAATATGAAATTGGAGAAGAAAGTAGTCACATTTCAGTGAAAAATGATTTGCACTTGAAGTCTGTTGATGATCCTGATCTTCTGAGCAAGAGAGCTGTCCCAGCTCATGAAGTAGACAAGGTTTCTGTTTCTGAAAATAATGAATCAACCAATGTCATCAACAACTCTTTTGTGGAAAAAGGATCT TTTGATAGGTTACAACATGCTGAAGTGGAAGGGTTGAATTTTTCAGCATCATCTGAATTCAAAACCATAGATGTACCGCTTCCACAAGACTCTCAAAATGTCCATGATGTTGATCTTTGTGCTCCTGATACCTTAGAGTTTGAAGAAG ATAATTCAACAAATTCTTCTCCAAGTACCTTGGTTAAAAATAATTGTGGTATCAAAGAAGACGCCATTTTAACCAACCAGAAGGCTTTGGAAGATTTAGTGAATAAATCACATCCAGAAGAGAAAACAGGCGCATCTAACTTGAAGTCTGTTGATGATCTTGATCTTCTGAGCAAGAGAGCTGTCCCAGCTCATGAAGAAGACAACGTTGCTGGTTCTGAAAATAATGAATCGCCCAGTAACATCAAAAACTCTTTTGTGGAAAAAGGATCT TCTGATAGGGTACAACATACTGAAGTGGAAGGGTTAAATGTTTCAGCATCATCTGAACTCAAAGCCATAGATGTATCGCTTCCACAAGACTCTCAAAGTGTCCATGATGTTGATCTTTGTGCTCCTGATACCTTAGAGTTTGAAGAAG ATAATTCAACAAATTCTGCTCCAAGTACCTTGGTTAAAACTAATTGTGGCATCAAAGAAGTCATTTTAACGAATGCGGTTGTTTCGGATGATTTAGTGAATAAATCACATCCAGAAGAGGAAACAGGCACATCTAATTGGAATGTGAATTCTGAAAGGAGTGATTTTGATTCAATTGGTCAAGACATAACCAAGTCAATGATGACGTTTCTGCTTCCACAAGCTATTCCTTTGCTCAAAAAAACATCAAGCAAGAAGACAAAAGCCATTAGCTCTTCAGAAAAATTTCCTCCTGCTACCGTTGAAAAAAATACCGAACATGGCTTCTTTGTGGAGACTCAGTCTCCTGGTGTTGATTCAGTTGTACAAGGTACTGAATATACCAGGCATATTACTCTTGAGAAATTTGATAGTGGCAAATTGGGGGATCATCTAGTAAACCTATCAGCATCCTTTTCCAGTAAAGCGGAAGCTAACCAATCTTGTTTTGGTAAAGATGAATACTGTCCAAATGTTGGAAAGCAATTTTCTGATATAGATGTGAAGGAATCATTGGATTGTCATGCTGGGACTAGCAGGAGCAAAGATGCCTTGGATGATGATAAAGGCCCTTGTGGTGATGATCTCCACTTATCCGAGTCTATTTTAG TTGTAGGTACAAGAGATGTTACTGTAGGAACTGTTGGTCCTGCTCTATCATCAATGATGGACACTCTTACTGAAGCTGGTGCTTCCAAAATCAAGAAAATATCTAGCAGTCAAGTCTCAAAAAAAGTATATACTCGAAAAAAAGTCTTAAATACAGAATCCACAGCAGAGAAATGTCATCCTCCACTTGTAGAAGGTGTGACATGCAGAAAAGTTTTAGATGTTCATGACCTAGACACTAAAAGAACTTTGCTTGATTCACAGCTCTTCCAGATGAGCTCTAGTGTTGATGAACCACATAAAAAAGAGGGCAGTGTTGAGTGCACTGGCAGCTCTTTGATCCAGCCAACAAAATGCTTTGACAATAAGATATCAAGTACAAAGGACATTCAAGGCAGTTCAGAACCAATGATGCAGAGGGATTTAGAGCTTGACAACGAGCTAGAGGGCATGGTTGAGTTTCTGGGGTGCTATTTTCATCCCATGCCAGTTCTATCATTGGTTTTGAGAAGAAAAGGAAATGAAATATTTATTTGTGTTCTTTGTGGCCTTCTGGTAGATGAGAGCAGAACCTTGTTTGTATACAAGCTGGTAATCGAAGAGCCAAGAGCCGGTTGCCCATTATTTGTTGGCCACACATTGGTAACTTGGCCCTCTTCAACGTATGTCTTTGATAAAGAA CTAGCATTGGAAAGATCTGGTTTACAAATCACCCCAGATGGGCAGTGTCTTGTTTTGCTTGGTAGCATAAGAACACCTCATTGCAG GGAAGGAAAGCTAAATTGTTTGTGCTCAGCATGCAAAGCAGATCACTTCGAGAACAATGCTGTGAAGATTGTGCAAATAAAAGCTGGATATGTTTCAGTTCTGTCAAAATTGGAAACAACTGACAGTTTGTTATGTATATTGGTGTTTGAACCTGACCATCTCATTGCTGCTGGAGAGAATAGGAGATTGCATCTCTGGACCATGAATTCAAGATGGAG TGCACCAACAGAAGAATCCATCATAGAGTCAAATGATTATATATGCCCTTGCATAGTGGAGATAAAGAGGATTCCAAAGTTTGATTCTCTTGTTATTGGGCATAATGGCTTTGGGGAATTTACTTTGTG GGATATTTCAAAACGTATCTTCATCTCAAGGTTCTCTGCTCCAAGTACTTCAGTTCGTCAATTCTTTCCTATAAGCTCGTTTAGTTGGCAAACAGGAAACCATAATTTCAGATACTCAAATGTGGAGGCGCAGATTAATATGCTTATGGATGCAACAAAAATATACTTCTCGCAGCACAGCAAGAACCATTCGTTTCCTCCATTAGAGATGGAAGATATTGGCATCTGGTTTCTTGTCTCAAGTGTCTGCGACACTGATTCTCATCATGACTATGTATCAAGAGATTGCCAGACAAATCCAGCTGGATGGTGGAGGCTTGCTCTACTTGTGAAAAATACGTTGATTTTTGGAAGTGCATTGGACCCAAG